The following are from one region of the Fastidiosipila sp. genome:
- a CDS encoding YicC family protein produces MPRSMTGYGEGISKRGGCSIRIECRSVNHRYLDISIRLPSRYAAHESLIRSISQKQLNRGRVEIRLTDEPGESPEYEVAVDQPLAMAYMRALDQLEALTGEKSGDKLKILAGLDGILTLDENGGDEALLAGQIEEALEAALDELNRARTLEGGRLALDLLAKTDELREHVASMARRAPLIPEIYREKLIQRAEELFEDQRPEWYSDQRLFAETALFADRSSIDEEVTRLHAHLDALSQALESDLPVGRQLDFLIQEIFREINTIGSKANDLELTQVVVASKTLLEKIREQVQNIE; encoded by the coding sequence ATGCCCAGGAGTATGACCGGTTACGGGGAGGGGATCTCCAAGAGGGGTGGGTGTTCCATCCGGATCGAGTGCCGCTCGGTCAACCACCGCTATCTGGATATTTCCATCCGCCTTCCTTCACGCTATGCCGCCCATGAATCACTCATCCGTTCCATTTCACAGAAGCAGCTGAACCGCGGGCGTGTTGAGATCCGGCTGACGGATGAGCCGGGTGAATCGCCTGAATACGAAGTCGCGGTCGATCAGCCGCTGGCCATGGCTTACATGAGAGCCCTGGACCAGCTTGAGGCCCTGACCGGGGAAAAGTCCGGCGATAAGCTGAAAATTCTGGCAGGCCTGGACGGCATCCTGACCCTTGATGAAAACGGGGGAGATGAGGCGCTTCTTGCCGGTCAGATTGAAGAGGCGCTGGAGGCCGCGCTCGATGAATTGAACAGAGCCCGTACGCTTGAAGGAGGGCGCTTGGCCCTTGATCTGCTGGCCAAGACGGATGAATTGCGGGAACATGTGGCATCCATGGCCCGGAGAGCCCCGTTGATTCCGGAAATCTACCGGGAGAAACTGATCCAGCGGGCGGAGGAATTATTCGAGGACCAGCGGCCCGAGTGGTACAGTGATCAACGCCTCTTTGCCGAAACAGCCCTCTTTGCCGACCGCTCCTCCATCGACGAGGAGGTCACCCGGCTGCATGCTCATCTGGATGCCCTGAGCCAGGCGCTCGAGTCGGATCTTCCTGTCGGCCGTCAGCTTGATTTTTTGATCCAGGAGATTTTCCGTGAAATTAATACCATTGGCTCAAAAGCCAATGACCTGGAACTGACCCAGGTAGTGGTTGCCTCCAAAACCTTGCTCGAAAAAATCCGTGAACAAGTTCAGAACATTGAATAG